The DNA window GTGCCAATCGTCTTTTTTACCTTTCTATTACTCCTTCTTTCATAACTACAATCTCGAGTAATATTAAGAAAATTGGCCTTGCTGCAAATCCAAAGCAAGATCGTATTATTATTGAAAAACCTTTTGGTTACGATAAAACTTCTGCAATTGAGCTTAATGTAATGCTTTCGCAGACTTTCAAAGAAGAACAAATTTACAGAATCGATCATTATTTAGGTAAAGAAACGGTTCAGAACATCCTTGCTTTCCGATTTGGAAATTCAATGTTTGAGCCTTTATGGAGCCGTAATTTTATTGATTTTGTTCAAATTACAGTATCCGAAGAAGTTGGTGTTGAAGAACGCGGCGGATTTTATGAAGGCGTTGGTGCTTTAAAAGATATGATTCAGAACCATCTGCTTCAAATTTTATGTATGACCGCTATGGAAGCGCCGGCTTCATTGGAAGCAGATGATATCCGAAACCGTAAAGCAGATGTATTAAAATCTATTCGTCGCATCAAACCGGATGAAGTCGATCACTATGTTGTAAGAGGTCAATACGATGCAGGTTCAATAAAAGGAAATCCAGTTCCCGGATATCGTCAGGATAAAGGAATTGCTCCGGATTCTAATACAGAAACATACGTGGCAATGAAAATTTATCTGGATAACTGGAGATGGCAGGGAATTCCGTTTTATCTGCGTACAGGAAAAAGAATGGAAGAAAAACAGTCTTCTATTATCATACAGTTTAAACCAGTTCCGCATTCTGCATTTTCTTACGGAAAAGAAGGTATGACACCAAACAGATTGATTATCAATATTCAGCCTGCAATGGATATCAAACTACAGTTTATGACCAAAAAACCTGGTCTGTCACTTTCTTTGAGACCGGCAGAAATGATATTTGATTATTTTGCCTGCTCTACAATGTCACCAGAAGCTTATGAAACACTTATTGCCGATGCTTTAGCAGGAGATCCTACCCTATTTATGCGCTGGGATCAGGTAGAACAAGCATGGGATGCTATTGACACCATTCAGCAAGTATGGAAAACTACGGCACCATCCAATTTCCCAAATTATAAAGCGGGAAGCTGGGGACCTGATGAAGCTGATGAATTATTGGCACGTCAAGGGCATGCCTGGATTCCGAATACACAAAATAATACAATAGAAGAAGTTTTTAAATGATACAGATATACAATAATACAGAAGAAATTAATATCACGGCCGCAGATCTTTTTGTACAATCGGCACAGAAAGCAATCGCTGAAAAAGGCAAATTTACAGCCGTACTTACAGGAGGTTCATCTCCTGCCGGGATTTACAAATTATTGGCTTCTGATGCTTACAAAACTAAAATAGACTGGAGTAAAGTTTTTATTTTCTGGGGAGACGAACGCTGGGTACCTCTTAATGATGACCTTAGCAATGCAAAAATGTCTTATGGTGCATTACTAAGCCATGTTCCTATTCCGAAAACTAATATATTCGAAATGTATAAAGATGGTGTTACACCAGAAGATTATGCAATTACCTACGAACAGTCTATTAGAAAAATCCTGGGAGATGACGGAAAATTTGATCTTATCTTATTAGGAATGGGCGATGACGGACATACAGCTTCACTTTTTCCTGGTCAGACAGTATTAAAGGAACAAAAAAAATGGGTTTCTGCCTATTATCTGGAACCTCAAAAAATGCACCGTATTACACTTACAGCGCCATTAATAAACAATGCCGAAAAAATCATCGTAGTTGCTTTTGGAGAGAAAAAAGCACCTGCACTAAAAGAAGTAACAACCGGAACATACAATCCTGAAACTTACCCAATGCAGTTGATTAAACCAGTTTCCGGAGAATTATTATTTTTGATAGACAAAAGTGCTGCCGGAACGAATTAAGAAATCGTTTTTACAATTTATATAAAAAGTTTATACTGAAAAGTATAAACTTTTTATGCTAAAATTATATTACTATTAACCCATTGGGCTAATAGTAATATCATTTTATTTTCATTTCAATAACATTTAATGCTTCTTAGAAATAATATCCTATGTTGCATTGAAGGCGTGCATGCCATTTATTATCATAATCGTTATATAAACTGGCTTGATTACTACCTACATATGGATGATTATATCCGGCAACATATTCTACGTAAGTATATATTCCATCTAATATTCTTATCAAAGCCCCGTTTGTAATCATATGTGATGCATTAAGATCATACTTTTTTCCTAAATATCCATATTCACTGTAAAATGCTATTTCGTTTAGCGATTTACCTTTAAAAGGAATACTATATTTAGCTGATAAGGCATAAACATCTGCTTTTGAAACAACTTGATAGGTATAACCAAAAGATGCCATATCTACATATTGTGAATTAATTCCTTTTGGGTTAAATTCATATTTATAAACTTCCGCTTTTATTCCCAGATTTTTATAGTCCATGTGGTAATGCAAGGCAAATGCATTTCGACTTCCCATTTTATCTTCTACAAAGTTATAAAGTTGTCCAACTTGTCCTGAAACTCCTATTTTATGCGAAAAATTATCGGTTTTCACTTTATATACAAGTTGTCCTGAAAGTTGATTAATCTCTTTATTGTCTCCCACCACACTTGCAGACCATTGATTTTGTCTTAAAGCAGGATTGTTTGTGAAGGTTTCCATTGCATTTTTCATAAAAGCTGCCTGCCAATCCCAGGTCTTCCCTTTATGATGATACTTTATCCCCATACTGTATTTCCCTTCAAATCCAAGTGCATATCCTATCCCTAAAAACCAACTATATGAATTATAATCCAGGTTACCAAAGGGACTCTGTACTAAACCTACCTGAATATCATCTCCATTTTGAAAATCATAACCAATCCAGCCTTCTTTTGGCATTGTTCCTCCAGATGAAGGTGGCATAAATCTCATATCAGCAAATACTTTAAACTTTTTGTACGAGGCATTTACGACAAGACCAAACAAGTCGAAACCGAACTCACCTCCTTCTCTTTTTCTTGTTTTATTATAAAACTCATCTTTATAATGCACTCTAAAAGCTCCGTTTATCTGAATCCTAGGTTTTTCAGAATCTGTTACCAGAGTATCTGCTTTGACATCAATATCTGCTGCTTGAGAATAAACAAAATTACTTATCAATAATATGACTAAAATTAAAAGTAATCTACAATGGCTATGTTGCATAATTTTTATATTAATTAAATTATATAATCCAGATTAGTTTCAAGCTTCAATCAAGAGCATACAATATGAAAGCATAGAATATACAATGGTACATCATGCCTTATTTTTATTGCAAAACTGATTTTATGCTTGAGGTAAAGAATAGCCTCCTAATCTGACTATAGAAGGCCATTTTTAATAAAGGAAAGAAAACTGAAGATTTATTCTACTTCTAAACTCTGCATTTCTTTTAATACGTTTTCTAATAACAGAGGCAATTTATGATAAACTTTATCATTGATTTGTTTATACTTTTTATGAGTTTCTAAATTAGGGAGAAACTCATCTTTTTCTTTTACCATCAGTTTCACTGCAGTTTCAAAATCAGAGTAACATCCTGTTGCAACTGCTGTACAAATCGCAGCTCCTAAAGCAGCCGAACCGCTCATTTCATTTCGAATAACAGGAGTTCCGCTTATGTCTGCAAAAATCTGCATAAATAAATTACTATTAGCACCTCCGCCTGATATGATAATTTTTTCAGGATTATGACCTAACGTTTCATTCATTAACTGATAATGATTGTTCAGTGTAAATGCAATTCCTTCTAAAATGGCACGATAAATATGCCCGCGACCTTGTTGTCCATTAAAACCAATCATCACACCTTTTCGGTAGGACTGATATGCCGGCGCGAGCCAATCCGGAACGATCATTAAACCGTCTGATCCTATAGGAACTTTCAAAGCTTCTTCTTCTAAAATTTGTTCCGGTGAAACTCCTTTTTCTTTTGCTTTGATATTTAATTCTTCACCAATAAGATCCCTAAACCATGAAATCAACCACATTCCTCTTCTTACTCCACCACTTTCGAATAAATAACGATTTGGTATACAGGATAAGTTGGTAAAGTAATTATCATGAGCAGGCCTGTTTTCGTTCCCCACAACCATAGATGTGATGTACGTTCCTAAAGAAAATAATCCTCTGGATGAATCTATTAATCCTGCTCCCAAGGCTTCCACCGCTTTATCATTTGCTGTGGCTACTACAGGTAATCCTTCCGGCAAACCGGTTTCCTGAGCAGCAGCTTTGATTACAGTTCCTAAAACAGTTCCGGGCATTTGTAATTTTAGCAATTTCTCATTTGGAATTTTAAAATTGTCAAGCACAGCTTTATCTTCAGACCAGTTCCAGGTTTCCATATCGACAGGAAATTGCCACTGAAAAGCATTCGCCGCCGTATCTTTTAATTCTCCTGTAAGACGATGCGTGATATATCCCGTTGTAGGACACGTGTATGCAATTTCTTCTGAATCTTCAAAAGTTTCATACGCTCTTACATCCATCCAACTCATTACGGGAGCAGCCAAATTACCGTCCTTTTTCATGAATACCCTGCAACAACGAATCGTACAAAGTCCTACCCCTTTTATAAGGTTTACATCACCTTTAAAGTTTTTCATTAACCTGATCAGAGCTACTTTTATACTATCCCACAAATCATCATCAGGATGCTCTACATATCCGGTTTTCCTAAACATCATAGGTTTAAGAGGCTCAATTTCAGAATGTATTATCTCACCTTTTGAGTTAATGATATATACTTTTGTACTTTGAGACCCGTTATCGATTGAAATAAAATATTGCTCGTTCATAACAATTCGTTTTATCTCGTTAAAAATCCGCCATCAACGGATAAAATATGTCCGTTTACAAAGTGAGAAGCCTGACTTGCCAGGAATACCGTAGTTCCCATTAAATCGGCCACATCTCCCCAACGACCTTCAGGAGTATGATCTACAATCCATTTGTTACGTTCCGGGTTTTCTATAGATGCCTGAGCCACTTTTGTTTTAAAATAACCGGGAGCAATTCCGTTAACCTGCACATTGTATTGTGCTAATTCATCACAATATGCTTTAGTTAAACCTGCTAATCCGTGTTTAGTAGCAGCATACGCCGGAGACCATTGTCCGCCTAAGAAAGAAAACAGGGAGCAAATATTAATGATTTTTCCACTTTTTTGAGGAATAAAAAACTTAGTAACTTCAGCCGACATTTCAAAAGCAGCCGTTAAATTGATGCTTACCATCGGGTCCCACTCTTTTCTTCCAAAATTCAAAACGTCAGCAATTAAGCAAATTCCCGCACAGTTAACTAAGATGTCTACTGATCCTAATTTTTCTACACATTCTTCTACAATTTTTTTTGGTATTCCGTCTTTGGTAATATCTGCTTCCATATACACCGCTTTCCCGCCTTCATTCTCTATCAATCGATTGAAATCAGCATCGTCCGGCATAATATTTGGCATAAAAATATTAGCGCCAGCTTTTGCTAAAGCTAAAGAAAAAGCCTGTCCTAATCCTGTATTTCCTCCTGTTACAATTGCGTTTTTTCCTTTAAGAGAAAAATAACCCATATTAAAGTCTGTGATATTCATTTTATATATTTTTTTATTGTTTTAATTTATTTTTTTTGAGTTTGTTGTTTAAAAATAGTCACAAAGCAAACTGCCGCTATTCCAAGGATTGCGCTTATTATAAAGTAGGCGTTGTATCCTCCTTCTGCACCAAATTTGTTAAAAACCACTGTACTGAAATACGGTATAAAAATGTCCGGCAAGTATCCTAAAAGAGAAATAAAACCTACCGCAGTTCCCATTATTTTATTATCTATCCTACTGTCTCCCAATAATGACCAATACGTACCACGAATGGCATAAACAAATGTTCCTCCTAGTATTATTAAAATGTAATAGATATTAAAACTTGTTGTTTCTGCCGGAAGTAAAGCAACTCCGAATAAAGTAAGAACAGCTCCGCATAAAGCAGAAACCAGTGTTAGACTCTTTCCAAATTTATCTGCTAAAAAACCGCCTAAGATTCCACCAATAGGTCTCATCCATAATACAATTACCATAATAGTATTTACCGTAACGGGAGTGATTTTAAGGTTTTTTTCCATAAAACCACCGTAATAATACACTACCCAAGTTACTGCGTAGGAACAAAAAATAATGGCTCCCATGAGATACACAAACTTGTTTTTGATAACAGAATTCACGTCTTTAAAATCAAAGCCTTTTTCTTCTTCTTGCGTGTCTTTTACGACTGTTAATTCATTTTTATCTGATTTAACTACTTCCTTTTCCACAAACAAAGCGATGAGAATTCCAACAACAAGTAACACGCTAGAATACATATAAATAACATATTTTAGTGCCTCAGTTTTATTTTCCAGCGTTTCTCCTTTTTCTAAAACATGTGAAAAAATAAGCAACGCTACACTCGCTAATATAGCTTCTACAATACCTCTTCCACCATCAAGAAACCCAAAGAAACGTCCCTCATCTTCCGGAGTAGACAATAACTTGACCAGCTTCATGTGTGCTCCCCAGAACGTAAATACAGAGAAAACTCCCCATAAACAAAATATACCTATAACTGAAGTATATTCAGGAATCTGAGCAAACCAAAATCCGCCGACTGCTGTACCTAACAAAGAAAAAACCAGTAGATATTTTGCAGAAAATTTATCACTTAATATACCACTCGGGAAATACCCTAATATGAATATAAAGCCCAATACGGTATAGATTATATTAAGATCATCTAAACCAATTTTAAAAACAGACAAAATGGTTTCCTGATAATTTGTCCTTAAATAAATCAGTGGATAAATTGCTCCGGCAGCCAATACTATGAGGATAAATTGAATATATCTTTTCATACGCTTAGTTTTAAATAGCTGTTATTTTTGATATTTTTCGCCTTCAACCTGAGGGAAAATTGTTCCGAAATTCATGATTCCGTTAGGATCAAAAACTTCTTTTAGTTTCTCAAGCATATAGTAAGCACTTCCGTGTTCCTCTTTTGTCCACTCATTTCTGTATTTACCAATCCCGTGATGATGACACATAGAACCACCAAGTTTCAGGGTTTCTTCTACAATAATAGTTTGTATCGGGTGATGATAAAGACGCATTTCATCTTGTGGCTCACAATTGATATTGTAGTTATATACAAAATACATATTGGTACCGTTGATATAACTGTGAGAGGAA is part of the uncultured Flavobacterium sp. genome and encodes:
- the pgl gene encoding 6-phosphogluconolactonase, which translates into the protein MIQIYNNTEEINITAADLFVQSAQKAIAEKGKFTAVLTGGSSPAGIYKLLASDAYKTKIDWSKVFIFWGDERWVPLNDDLSNAKMSYGALLSHVPIPKTNIFEMYKDGVTPEDYAITYEQSIRKILGDDGKFDLILLGMGDDGHTASLFPGQTVLKEQKKWVSAYYLEPQKMHRITLTAPLINNAEKIIVVAFGEKKAPALKEVTTGTYNPETYPMQLIKPVSGELLFLIDKSAAGTN
- a CDS encoding FGGY-family carbohydrate kinase; its protein translation is MNEQYFISIDNGSQSTKVYIINSKGEIIHSEIEPLKPMMFRKTGYVEHPDDDLWDSIKVALIRLMKNFKGDVNLIKGVGLCTIRCCRVFMKKDGNLAAPVMSWMDVRAYETFEDSEEIAYTCPTTGYITHRLTGELKDTAANAFQWQFPVDMETWNWSEDKAVLDNFKIPNEKLLKLQMPGTVLGTVIKAAAQETGLPEGLPVVATANDKAVEALGAGLIDSSRGLFSLGTYITSMVVGNENRPAHDNYFTNLSCIPNRYLFESGGVRRGMWLISWFRDLIGEELNIKAKEKGVSPEQILEEEALKVPIGSDGLMIVPDWLAPAYQSYRKGVMIGFNGQQGRGHIYRAILEGIAFTLNNHYQLMNETLGHNPEKIIISGGGANSNLFMQIFADISGTPVIRNEMSGSAALGAAICTAVATGCYSDFETAVKLMVKEKDEFLPNLETHKKYKQINDKVYHKLPLLLENVLKEMQSLEVE
- a CDS encoding SDR family oxidoreductase — translated: MNITDFNMGYFSLKGKNAIVTGGNTGLGQAFSLALAKAGANIFMPNIMPDDADFNRLIENEGGKAVYMEADITKDGIPKKIVEECVEKLGSVDILVNCAGICLIADVLNFGRKEWDPMVSINLTAAFEMSAEVTKFFIPQKSGKIINICSLFSFLGGQWSPAYAATKHGLAGLTKAYCDELAQYNVQVNGIAPGYFKTKVAQASIENPERNKWIVDHTPEGRWGDVADLMGTTVFLASQASHFVNGHILSVDGGFLTR
- a CDS encoding MFS transporter, producing MKRYIQFILIVLAAGAIYPLIYLRTNYQETILSVFKIGLDDLNIIYTVLGFIFILGYFPSGILSDKFSAKYLLVFSLLGTAVGGFWFAQIPEYTSVIGIFCLWGVFSVFTFWGAHMKLVKLLSTPEDEGRFFGFLDGGRGIVEAILASVALLIFSHVLEKGETLENKTEALKYVIYMYSSVLLVVGILIALFVEKEVVKSDKNELTVVKDTQEEEKGFDFKDVNSVIKNKFVYLMGAIIFCSYAVTWVVYYYGGFMEKNLKITPVTVNTIMVIVLWMRPIGGILGGFLADKFGKSLTLVSALCGAVLTLFGVALLPAETTSFNIYYILIILGGTFVYAIRGTYWSLLGDSRIDNKIMGTAVGFISLLGYLPDIFIPYFSTVVFNKFGAEGGYNAYFIISAILGIAAVCFVTIFKQQTQKK
- the zwf gene encoding glucose-6-phosphate dehydrogenase — encoded protein: MSKFKNINPTVIVIFGGTGDLAKRKLFPAFQNLYLDGRMSEKFQIIALGRAEKSDEEFRSYVLENLNTFSRKKGLSDPETQKFLSHITYHSLDIDKEESYQRLNDKINDIDLTFGERANRLFYLSITPSFITTISSNIKKIGLAANPKQDRIIIEKPFGYDKTSAIELNVMLSQTFKEEQIYRIDHYLGKETVQNILAFRFGNSMFEPLWSRNFIDFVQITVSEEVGVEERGGFYEGVGALKDMIQNHLLQILCMTAMEAPASLEADDIRNRKADVLKSIRRIKPDEVDHYVVRGQYDAGSIKGNPVPGYRQDKGIAPDSNTETYVAMKIYLDNWRWQGIPFYLRTGKRMEEKQSSIIIQFKPVPHSAFSYGKEGMTPNRLIINIQPAMDIKLQFMTKKPGLSLSLRPAEMIFDYFACSTMSPEAYETLIADALAGDPTLFMRWDQVEQAWDAIDTIQQVWKTTAPSNFPNYKAGSWGPDEADELLARQGHAWIPNTQNNTIEEVFK